One Fuerstiella marisgermanici DNA window includes the following coding sequences:
- a CDS encoding tyrosine-type recombinase/integrase translates to MEDVTVYVVNYNRKFLSLQYVDPVTGKRKTKSSKTTNRRKAALAAVEWQTELRNGLYRSPSKQSWAEFKERYEREYMQPRLKPGSHDSIYSTFSMVDQLMGPQRLRQVTSQWVTQFQLKLADAGRQPATIAKHLRNLRTAMNWAKTQKFISEVPTIKEPKKGKHAKQMKGRPITEEEFERMLDAAGQVVSIRAPAWQRFMKGLWWSGLRLSEAIDLTWDQWADGIRVQVSADGYVFLLISPEDEKGGKDRIYPVAPEFAEMLLDVPAEERSGFVFDLPQKTGTRPGRRETGKKLSRMGEAATIKVDESSRGEKKHVKYASAHDLRRAFGFRWSRRIFPAELMELMRHDDISTTMKFYVGQQAELTAKKLYEALAREEGIKQSLSSGGESQHNTSHNTSSTRIRSA, encoded by the coding sequence ATGGAAGACGTCACTGTCTATGTCGTCAATTACAACCGCAAGTTCCTGTCGTTGCAGTACGTAGATCCAGTGACGGGGAAACGAAAGACCAAATCGTCGAAGACAACCAATCGGCGAAAGGCAGCCTTAGCAGCAGTCGAATGGCAGACGGAACTTCGGAACGGACTTTACAGGTCACCGTCAAAGCAAAGCTGGGCGGAGTTTAAGGAGCGGTACGAACGGGAGTACATGCAACCCCGCCTCAAGCCAGGATCTCACGACAGCATCTATTCGACTTTCTCAATGGTCGATCAATTGATGGGGCCACAACGACTTCGGCAGGTCACCAGTCAGTGGGTCACACAGTTTCAGTTGAAGTTGGCCGATGCTGGCCGACAGCCAGCCACGATCGCCAAACACCTTAGAAATCTCAGAACGGCGATGAATTGGGCAAAGACGCAAAAGTTCATCAGCGAGGTTCCGACTATCAAGGAACCGAAGAAGGGAAAACATGCCAAGCAGATGAAGGGCCGTCCGATCACGGAGGAGGAGTTCGAGCGGATGTTGGACGCGGCGGGGCAAGTCGTATCGATACGCGCCCCAGCATGGCAACGATTCATGAAAGGCCTTTGGTGGTCTGGGCTTCGGCTGTCAGAAGCCATTGATCTCACGTGGGATCAGTGGGCGGACGGAATCCGCGTCCAGGTCTCAGCCGACGGATACGTGTTTCTGCTGATCTCGCCCGAGGATGAAAAGGGCGGGAAGGATCGTATTTACCCAGTGGCTCCAGAATTTGCGGAAATGCTGCTCGATGTGCCAGCGGAGGAACGCTCTGGATTCGTATTTGATTTGCCACAGAAAACTGGCACGCGGCCAGGGCGTCGCGAAACAGGAAAAAAGCTGAGCCGAATGGGAGAGGCGGCTACCATCAAGGTCGATGAATCCAGTCGCGGCGAGAAGAAGCACGTGAAGTACGCCAGTGCGCATGACCTTCGGCGGGCGTTCGGATTTCGTTGGTCCCGACGCATTTTCCCGGCAGAGCTAATGGAACTGATGCGGCACGATGACATCTCGACGACAATGAAGTTCTACGTTGGCCAGCAGGCGGAGCTAACAGCGAAGAAGCTCTACGAGGCTTTGGCAAGAGAGGAGGGGATTAAGCAGTCGTTGAGTTCCGGAGGGGAATCGCAACACAACACTTCACACAACACCAGCTCAACGCGAATACGCAGCGCATAA
- a CDS encoding IS630 family transposase, whose protein sequence is MDGSIDLSRSDRKVLLALYRNGKNASLSRRAHVVLLAAENYSWRTIVRITFSSNNFVSRTLNIFRKDGIEGLSGTVKKKSPTPKWVGKARRWLDTTTPQDYGYFRSRWTCELIANMLAWNHKNPVRVSTETVRRWMKRDGYAWNRPRPILGLRDDEYDGKVRKIRGLLRKLPLNETAVFQDEVDINLNPKIGAAWGRKGQQITVPTPGNNIKRYVYGSLSWRTGRLFVSLACRRRNSEFFVQHLDDLRRQLRGYRHIHVICNNASFHSSRVVCEYLYRWRHRITIHFLPAYAPETNPIERVWWHMHEVVTRNHKCDGIEELVEHVYDWFDTQRFFEVKTTVKYPIAA, encoded by the coding sequence ATGGATGGCAGTATCGATCTTTCGCGTTCAGACCGCAAGGTCCTGTTGGCTCTGTATCGAAATGGAAAGAATGCAAGCCTGTCTCGGCGAGCACACGTCGTGCTGCTGGCTGCCGAAAACTATTCGTGGAGAACGATCGTCCGAATCACATTCTCCAGCAATAATTTCGTGAGTCGGACTCTGAACATTTTTCGAAAAGACGGAATTGAAGGCCTCAGTGGAACGGTCAAAAAGAAGTCTCCAACACCCAAGTGGGTGGGTAAAGCGCGGAGGTGGCTCGATACGACGACACCTCAGGACTATGGTTACTTTCGCAGCCGATGGACGTGCGAACTGATCGCCAACATGCTGGCGTGGAACCACAAAAATCCTGTGCGTGTCAGCACGGAAACGGTTCGACGATGGATGAAGCGAGACGGCTACGCGTGGAATCGTCCACGACCGATCCTCGGGCTGCGTGATGACGAATACGACGGAAAAGTGCGGAAAATACGTGGTCTGCTGCGAAAGTTACCATTGAATGAGACGGCCGTTTTTCAGGACGAAGTAGACATCAATCTGAATCCAAAAATCGGTGCGGCATGGGGGCGCAAAGGCCAGCAGATCACCGTTCCCACACCGGGCAACAACATTAAACGCTACGTTTACGGTTCGCTGTCGTGGCGTACCGGTCGGCTGTTTGTCTCACTGGCTTGTCGACGACGAAACTCGGAATTCTTCGTACAGCACCTGGATGATCTTCGTCGACAACTCCGGGGCTATCGACACATCCACGTGATCTGTAACAACGCATCGTTCCATTCCAGTCGGGTTGTGTGCGAATACCTTTATCGCTGGAGACACCGAATCACGATTCATTTTTTGCCCGCTTATGCTCCGGAAACAAACCCCATCGAACGAGTCTGGTGGCATATGCACGAAGTCGTCACTCGCAACCACAAATGCGATGGCATCGAAGAACTCGTCGAGCACGTCTATGATTGGTTCGACACTCAAAGATTCTTTGAAGTCAAAACAACAGTCAAATATCCAATCGCAGCATGA
- a CDS encoding GreA/GreB family elongation factor: MSRQPISRAGYDKLRSEIQTLEDQKPAILERIKLAREEGDLKENAEYHAAREQLAHLERQIGTKRVTLSSCEIMEKSDMPKGVVAYGSQVTVKDLEDGMEEVYELVGPGEEDYEGDILKILTSSPLAQAMLGKKIGDSFEAEIPAGTLRMEVVAIQDP, encoded by the coding sequence ATGTCACGCCAGCCCATTTCACGAGCCGGATACGACAAGCTGCGCTCAGAAATCCAGACCCTGGAAGACCAGAAGCCAGCCATCCTGGAACGCATCAAACTCGCACGCGAAGAAGGCGATCTGAAGGAGAACGCCGAATATCACGCCGCCCGCGAACAATTGGCTCACCTGGAACGACAGATTGGGACCAAGCGAGTCACTCTGTCCAGTTGCGAGATCATGGAAAAGTCCGACATGCCAAAAGGCGTCGTGGCTTATGGTTCTCAGGTCACCGTCAAAGACCTTGAGGACGGTATGGAAGAAGTCTACGAACTGGTTGGCCCCGGCGAAGAAGACTACGAGGGCGACATCCTGAAGATCCTGACCTCAAGCCCGCTGGCTCAGGCGATGCTCGGCAAGAAAATTGGCGACAGCTTCGAAGCCGAAATTCCGGCCGGCACACTGCGCATGGAAGTCGTCGCGATCCAGGATCCTTGA
- a CDS encoding IS66 family transposase codes for MDTDVSQIIAVEVKQLVLSLQREVAELRDENRRLRDRIEELEGKNPTERLDEAFSVTAEERRRAETGRRKGRKKQSSARRGRRTTEQKADNAERRELILPEGYNVAECRFVRERFVWRVINGQAVQVVYEIYHGPNGEKSEIPGVWPRSEFGIEVHIALARIVTITGLSIDKTCALIEFFWNLPLGKSQADALLNQLARRWEQEFESLCDLMAFSAIVHADETSWSINSVWAFLSEKARVLIFGCRKDGDTLAQILSKELFGGVLVSDDAAVYRGFSHAQKCWAHLLRKAIRLTLLKPDNEEYQRLLDGLLEIFYAAKRHAADGRLGDAGRAAKVDELDNTLAALLVRYCAEDSDVRAADFGKDFDNLVSELIRLMTEEELFCFVTSPAAPATNNEAERSLRGAAMDRRTGRTSKTSKGARRRSILTSVLESLNLHLKTPTLSSVVAEVMTWQQDGFSLFDRLKLEVGLTSAPPGQSRLSKLVPAN; via the coding sequence ATGGACACGGATGTCAGTCAGATCATCGCTGTGGAAGTGAAGCAGCTTGTGCTTAGCCTGCAGCGTGAGGTTGCGGAGCTGCGGGACGAGAACCGGCGGCTGCGTGATCGGATTGAAGAGCTCGAAGGTAAGAACCCCACAGAGCGACTCGACGAGGCGTTTTCGGTGACGGCGGAAGAGAGACGCCGCGCTGAAACGGGCCGCCGAAAAGGTCGCAAAAAACAATCCTCGGCGCGTCGCGGTCGTCGCACAACCGAGCAGAAAGCGGACAACGCCGAACGACGCGAACTCATTCTGCCGGAAGGTTACAACGTCGCAGAGTGCCGTTTCGTTCGGGAACGTTTCGTCTGGAGAGTGATCAACGGCCAAGCCGTGCAGGTCGTCTATGAAATCTATCACGGCCCCAACGGCGAGAAATCCGAAATTCCGGGCGTGTGGCCGCGGTCCGAATTCGGCATTGAAGTTCATATCGCGCTGGCTCGCATTGTGACCATCACGGGACTGTCGATCGACAAGACGTGTGCATTGATTGAATTCTTCTGGAATCTGCCGCTCGGCAAATCCCAGGCGGACGCTCTGTTGAATCAACTGGCACGGCGTTGGGAACAGGAATTCGAATCTCTGTGTGACCTGATGGCGTTCAGTGCGATTGTGCATGCAGACGAAACCAGTTGGAGTATCAACAGCGTGTGGGCTTTTTTGTCGGAGAAGGCGCGCGTGCTGATCTTCGGATGCCGCAAAGACGGCGACACACTGGCTCAGATCCTGTCGAAAGAATTGTTTGGAGGCGTGCTTGTTTCGGACGATGCGGCCGTGTACCGAGGTTTCAGTCACGCACAGAAATGCTGGGCTCACCTGCTGCGGAAGGCCATCCGTCTGACGCTGCTGAAGCCGGACAACGAAGAGTACCAGCGACTGCTCGACGGCCTGCTGGAAATTTTCTACGCGGCCAAACGCCACGCCGCCGATGGTCGTCTTGGCGATGCCGGTCGTGCGGCGAAGGTCGATGAACTTGATAACACGCTGGCGGCTCTGCTGGTGCGTTACTGCGCCGAGGATTCCGATGTTCGGGCGGCCGACTTCGGCAAGGATTTTGACAACCTGGTCTCAGAACTGATTCGGCTGATGACGGAAGAGGAGTTGTTTTGTTTTGTGACAAGCCCGGCCGCGCCAGCAACGAACAACGAAGCGGAACGCAGTCTTCGCGGCGCGGCCATGGACCGTCGCACAGGTCGAACGAGCAAAACATCGAAGGGAGCCCGTCGCCGCAGCATTCTTACAAGCGTCCTGGAATCGCTGAATCTCCATCTGAAAACACCAACGCTCAGTTCCGTGGTGGCCGAGGTCATGACGTGGCAGCAGGATGGATTCAGTCTGTTTGATCGACTGAAACTTGAAGTCGGCCTGACCTCCGCGCCGCCCGGTCAGTCGCGACTGTCCAAACTCGTCCCCGCCAACTGA
- a CDS encoding VOC family protein produces the protein MVTTMKDMVAMLICDDVQESIEFYKSVLGFSVVNRMDTVGKTGWASLNNGSVQLMLASPGYISEPLKSNGRYSQAMYYFYPEDVESLHAQIRRSGLTASDLTARFYGMTEFEMLDPSGHVLVFGQETMKKSTT, from the coding sequence ATGGTCACCACGATGAAAGACATGGTTGCGATGTTGATCTGCGACGATGTGCAGGAATCCATCGAGTTTTACAAAAGTGTCCTCGGCTTCTCTGTCGTGAATCGCATGGACACAGTCGGCAAAACCGGATGGGCGTCGCTGAATAATGGAAGTGTCCAATTGATGTTGGCAAGTCCTGGGTACATTTCGGAGCCACTAAAGAGCAACGGACGCTATTCTCAGGCGATGTACTACTTCTATCCCGAAGACGTTGAGAGCCTTCATGCACAGATCCGTCGGAGCGGCTTGACGGCGTCGGATCTGACGGCTCGATTCTATGGGATGACGGAATTCGAAATGCTGGACCCAAGCGGCCATGTGCTCGTTTTCGGACAGGAAACCATGAAGAAGTCCACCACGTAG
- a CDS encoding ankyrin repeat domain-containing protein → MSNDSDAARTDRPNLEQKRKLAKELLRAVRSLDGSNAARFTWNHPRFRGKTPQDVIRDGVSLTEAQHVIARESGFESWPKLKEYIRLLEVEPGGPAAAFEDAVRATIRGDAELLRELLGAHPEIATMRSTRQHKCVLLHYIAANGVENEHQIVPSNAPEITRLLFDAGAAQVVDATTEIYGGGPGSTPLVALVSSSHPHQAGVHAELVHLFCQAGASVNGIEDDGLPMAVALGFRYPNAAEALASCGARIDNLPTAAGIGQFDLVEAYLNESLQLVSNECHFPNPRHNGFSRSVAPHPSATLQQALVFSCMSGHVAIAKLLLDHGVGVNGGPRRGITALHESCYQGEAEAAHLLLQHGADPTLRDEMWESTAIGWADGGNQDSLTEWLFENSAVDILDAVELRRYRVVRQLLEADPTLADAPHGSGGALRFTAFKGDTEMAELLLEFQADPTLRNENGHSALDYAKRSDNQGIIRLLNAATEKKLGE, encoded by the coding sequence ATGTCAAACGATTCTGATGCTGCGCGCACCGATCGCCCGAATCTGGAGCAGAAACGTAAGCTTGCCAAGGAACTGCTAAGGGCGGTTAGGTCTCTGGATGGTAGCAATGCGGCGAGGTTTACATGGAACCACCCGCGGTTTCGTGGCAAGACACCTCAGGATGTGATTCGCGACGGCGTGTCTCTGACCGAGGCCCAACATGTCATCGCCCGGGAAAGCGGCTTCGAAAGCTGGCCAAAGCTGAAGGAATACATTCGGCTGTTGGAGGTTGAACCGGGAGGCCCGGCAGCGGCATTTGAAGACGCCGTTCGCGCGACGATTCGTGGCGATGCAGAGTTGCTACGAGAATTGCTGGGGGCGCACCCTGAAATCGCTACGATGCGCTCGACCCGCCAGCACAAGTGCGTGCTGCTGCATTACATCGCTGCGAATGGTGTGGAAAACGAGCATCAGATCGTACCTTCCAATGCGCCGGAGATTACTCGACTGCTGTTCGATGCTGGCGCTGCACAGGTCGTGGATGCGACAACGGAAATTTACGGCGGCGGCCCTGGTTCGACACCACTTGTCGCACTCGTCTCCAGCTCGCATCCGCATCAGGCGGGTGTGCATGCAGAACTTGTGCATCTCTTCTGCCAGGCGGGGGCATCAGTCAACGGCATCGAAGACGACGGTCTACCGATGGCCGTAGCCTTGGGATTTCGATATCCGAATGCAGCCGAAGCATTAGCCTCCTGCGGAGCAAGAATCGACAACCTGCCAACGGCCGCCGGCATCGGGCAATTTGACTTGGTAGAAGCGTATCTCAACGAATCTTTGCAGCTGGTTTCGAACGAATGTCACTTTCCGAATCCACGGCACAATGGATTTTCAAGAAGCGTCGCCCCCCACCCGTCAGCCACGCTTCAACAGGCATTGGTGTTTTCCTGCATGTCAGGCCACGTAGCGATCGCCAAGCTGCTATTGGATCATGGCGTCGGCGTAAATGGTGGCCCAAGACGTGGGATTACGGCTCTCCACGAGAGCTGCTACCAAGGGGAGGCGGAGGCCGCGCATTTGCTCCTGCAGCACGGTGCAGACCCAACGCTTCGGGATGAGATGTGGGAGTCGACGGCTATCGGGTGGGCGGATGGCGGCAACCAGGATAGCCTGACCGAATGGCTGTTTGAAAACTCCGCAGTCGACATTCTCGACGCGGTAGAACTGCGCAGATACCGGGTTGTACGACAGTTACTCGAGGCGGACCCCACGCTGGCAGACGCACCACATGGCAGTGGAGGAGCATTGCGGTTCACGGCTTTCAAAGGCGACACCGAAATGGCTGAGCTGTTGCTCGAATTTCAGGCAGATCCGACGCTGCGAAACGAAAACGGACACTCGGCACTCGACTATGCGAAGAGGTCGGACAACCAGGGAATCATACGTCTACTAAACGCGGCCACTGAAAAGAAACTGGGAGAATGA
- a CDS encoding S1C family serine protease, giving the protein MADYPPGPKPARPASSSANSLLVGALMLLTAALVYQTWSNGRAQAPVATNYVPRDVTPRGTLGADEQATISVFREASPSVVFIRTKGYQRALFGGVVEQELSSGTGFVWDGQGHIVTNLHVVEQTLHQPGAELQVQFADESVVDAEVIGGVREFDVAVLKVNAPTNQLRPIALGTSDDLEVGQLVLAIGSPFGFDQTLSTGVIGGLDRSVASESSNGEGFLNGLIQTDAAINPGNSGGPLLDSSGRMIGVNTAIVSPTGAYSGLGFAVPINSVIASVDRVLSATTGKSKAWLGLSVLSPAQAAELGVPETVIQQGLFIKRIERGGPAAATDLEPTRQYGFQILLGDQIAAIDGQPVTSPSELEEVLKKHSPGDRIRVEIFRRGQRGELQITLEAQKLIL; this is encoded by the coding sequence ATGGCAGATTACCCTCCCGGCCCCAAACCAGCCCGCCCCGCATCCAGTTCAGCGAACTCGCTGCTGGTGGGCGCGCTGATGCTGCTGACAGCGGCGCTCGTTTATCAGACGTGGTCGAACGGGCGCGCTCAAGCGCCTGTCGCCACAAACTATGTGCCGCGAGACGTGACGCCACGCGGCACGCTAGGCGCTGACGAGCAAGCGACGATCTCCGTCTTTAGAGAAGCCTCGCCGTCCGTTGTGTTCATTCGAACCAAGGGGTACCAACGGGCTCTGTTTGGAGGTGTGGTCGAGCAGGAACTGTCTTCAGGCACGGGGTTTGTCTGGGACGGTCAGGGGCACATCGTTACGAATCTGCATGTGGTCGAACAGACACTACACCAGCCCGGCGCGGAGCTTCAGGTACAGTTCGCGGACGAGTCTGTCGTCGATGCTGAAGTTATTGGTGGAGTTCGCGAATTTGACGTTGCGGTTTTGAAAGTGAATGCACCGACAAACCAGCTGCGACCGATTGCGTTGGGGACATCTGACGATCTTGAGGTCGGTCAACTGGTATTGGCGATCGGCAGTCCGTTTGGCTTTGATCAGACATTGTCGACTGGTGTCATCGGCGGCCTGGACCGCAGCGTTGCTTCTGAATCGAGCAACGGGGAAGGTTTTCTGAACGGACTGATTCAGACTGATGCTGCTATCAATCCGGGAAATTCCGGCGGCCCGCTGCTCGACAGTTCCGGCCGCATGATTGGCGTCAACACTGCGATCGTATCGCCAACGGGGGCCTATTCGGGGCTGGGGTTTGCCGTGCCGATCAATAGTGTGATTGCTTCGGTTGACCGAGTCCTGTCCGCTACAACTGGCAAGTCAAAGGCGTGGTTGGGGCTGTCGGTGCTGTCTCCAGCGCAGGCCGCTGAGCTTGGTGTGCCCGAGACCGTTATTCAGCAGGGACTATTCATCAAGCGGATTGAACGTGGCGGACCAGCTGCGGCCACCGATTTAGAACCGACAAGGCAGTACGGATTTCAAATCTTGCTTGGTGACCAGATCGCTGCTATCGACGGCCAGCCTGTGACCAGCCCGAGTGAGCTGGAAGAAGTGCTCAAGAAGCATTCGCCCGGCGATCGAATCCGCGTCGAAATCTTCCGTCGCGGCCAGCGGGGCGAACTGCAGATTACTCTGGAAGCACAGAAGCTGATTCTCTGA